One Oncorhynchus masou masou isolate Uvic2021 chromosome 18, UVic_Omas_1.1, whole genome shotgun sequence DNA window includes the following coding sequences:
- the LOC135503640 gene encoding protein FAM43B-like: protein MLPWKRSKFVLVQDEAKTKPKGLIAGLTYQSILSSLMRSCPDLLPDSTTFDWLGSIFQTKRQKVELNKEEPTYTVRYLGSIVTITAKGGGCTQDPVAKIWQRSNYGEHSVKMRLTVGAQGIQMGTDKTGKKKPTHLYSLNRITYCTADPCRPKILAWIYRHQVKNKAVVLRCHAVLVSKSEKARAIAHSLYQTSTSAFSEFKRLKKQSDFRHCQQQLLGEDMVPLMPLRRLLNGQCHYRPPADSPGGPSTTGLCSIAEEEEEEEEEEEEEEVEDEREVEEEGYEADEETLSDTDLTHSYGSCEMNLGDIFDGQDECYINININISDSNNNTLTFVSSLV from the coding sequence ATGCTGCCCTGGAAAAGAAGTAAGTTTGTTCTGGTGCAGGATGAGGCCAAGACCAAGCCTAAGGGACTGATAGCTGGGCTGACCTAccagtccatcctctcctccctgatGCGCTCCTGTCCCGACCTGCTCCCCGACTCGACCACTTTTGACTGGCTGGGCTCCATCTTCCAGACCAAGAGGCAGAAGGTGGAACTCAACAAGGAGGAGCCCACCTACACCGTACGTTACCTGGGGAGCATTGTCACCATCACGGCTAAAGGAGGAGGCTGTACACAGGACCCAGTGGCTAAGATCTGGCAAAGGAGTAACTACGGAGAGCATAGCGTCAAGATGAGATTAACCGTGGGAGCTCAGGGCATCCAGATGGGCACCGACAAGACGGGCAAGAAGAAACCCACCCACCTCTACTCTCTGAACCGGATCACCTACTGCACAGCTGACCCCTGCCGACCCAAGATCCTAGCCTGGATCTACAGACATCAAGTCAAGAACAAGGCTGTGGTTCTCCGGTGCCATGCCGTTCTAGTCAGCAAGTCGGAGAAGGCCAGGGCCATCGCACATAGTCTTTACCAGACGTCCACCTCAGCCTTCAGTGAGTTCAAGCGGCTGAAGAAGCAGAGTGATTTCAGGCACTGCCAACAGCAGCTGCTGGGGGAGGACATGGTGCCGTTGATGCCCCTGAGGAGGCTGCTCAATGGGCAGTGCCACTACCGGCCACCTGCCGACAGCCCTGGAGGCCCCAGTACCACTGGTCTCTGCTCCATcgcagaggaggaagaagaggaggaggaggaggaagaggaggaagaggtggaggatgaaagggaggtggaggaagaggggtaCGAGGCGGATGAGGAAACTCTATCGGACACTGACCTAACTCATTCATATGGGTCATGTGAGATGAACCTAGGGGACATATTTGACGGACAGGACGAGTGTTATATCAACATCAACATAAACATCAGcgacagcaacaacaacacactgacatTTGTCAGCTCTCTAGTGTGA